The nucleotide window TTCGGCGCACCGCATGTCGACACCCTATCAAGCCATTCGCTGCGCCAACGGCTACATCACTCTCGGCGCGGCCAATCAGCGCACGTGGGAACGCTTTGCCCACGTCATCGGCGCACCGGAACTGCTCGACCGACCAGAGTACAAAGAGAACTCCAGCCGTGTGCAGCACCGCCACCAACTGGCGCTCGATATCGAAGCCATCACCGTCAGGCAGCCACGCGCGCACTGGCTCACATTGCTGGAAGAAGCTGGTGTGCCGTGCGGCCCGATCCAGAACTATGCCGAGGTCTTCGCCGATCCACACGTGCAGGCGCGGGAGCTGGCACAAGAGATGGATCATCCGGTCGGCGGACGCATCCGCGTGCTCGGTCCTGCCGTCAAGCTCAGCAAAACCCCCGCCCAGTTGCTGCGGCGCTCGCCTTTATACGGCGAGCATACAGCGGAAATTCTCCAGGAGCTGGGGTACACAGAGGCGGACATTCGGGAACTCGCAAGCAGTGGAGCGATCATTCTCCCCTCTCCCTCGACCTAATCCAATACTGTTCGGCACTCGTTATGCAAGCCCGCTGGTGGGTCCTCTCTCCCCTGGTGGGAGAGAGACAGAGAGAGGGGGCTTGGCGCTTATCTTGTCACCCTCTCCCTTGCCCTCTCCCATCGAGGGAGAGGGGAAAACCAGGCGTCCCCTCAGTCACGGCCGCGATCAATTCCGCATACGTCGCCGCCGCCGGATAGCCCGGCGCGCGGGGCAACCCCTGCTCTTCTTTCGCGCACTCGAAATTATAGACCCGCAGCAACCACAGCACTTCGTAGAACAGAAAGGTCGGTGAAGCCACGATTCTGCGTCCAGCCTCGCCATACCCATCCACAAATGCGGCAAACAGCGTCGGCTCCGGGACGAGAGCGCCAGCCGCATTCTTCGCCGTCCAATACTTCATCTTGACGAAATCGAGATGCGGGGCTTCGACCACCGCATTATCCCAGTCGATCACAGCAGCGATACGTCCGTCTCGCACCAGGATATTGCCGGGCGCGAAATCGTTGTGCACAAGACAGGGGGAGCAATCCGCGACAACTGACGGCCTCAACCGCAGCAGAGCCTCGTTGACTCGCCGAGGAAGGCGACCACGCGCCGCGTTGATCTCCTTCGCCAAGGCGGCTTGGAAGCGCTCCAGCCAACTGACCGGCGAGATACCAACCGACAAGAAATCGGCATAGAAGGCCGAGAAGCGGGCCTGATGAATGCCGGCCAAGGTTTGCCCGGTTGCGGCGTACAGCGTGGGCTCCGGCGTGTCCCACAGCGGCTGTCCCTCCACCCACTCATAAATACAGTACGGTTGCGGCAATCGAGCGCGCGACCAGTCGAAATAGCGTACGACCGGCACACCGGCGAAGCCCTGCGACAACGTGCCGCACCGCGCAGCGGTAAGTTGCGCGAACGTTGCGGCGATGGCAGCGTCATCGGGAACAGAGCCGGACTGTTGCAGCACTCGCAGCACGAAAACTTCTTTGATGAGATCCGGCTCGTAGCGGTACACGGACTCGTGCGTGCGCACGCGCAGGCCATAGCGTTGCTCGCCAACGCGCACCCGGAGGATAGTGTTGATATTGCCGGTCAACACTTCTTCGACTCGAAGCACCGGAGAGTCCAAGAAAGGCGCAAAGGCAGCGGCAAGCTGCGCCTGGGTGAAAGGACTGGGGAGAGAGTCTGGTTGGTGATTCATTTTCTTGCCCATACGGATCGCTCAAAGATGCAGTCTCTTCTTTATCGCACCAACGAGCCGGTTGACAAATCGCGGCA belongs to Deltaproteobacteria bacterium and includes:
- a CDS encoding aminoglycoside phosphotransferase family protein, giving the protein MNHQPDSLPSPFTQAQLAAAFAPFLDSPVLRVEEVLTGNINTILRVRVGEQRYGLRVRTHESVYRYEPDLIKEVFVLRVLQQSGSVPDDAAIAATFAQLTAARCGTLSQGFAGVPVVRYFDWSRARLPQPYCIYEWVEGQPLWDTPEPTLYAATGQTLAGIHQARFSAFYADFLSVGISPVSWLERFQAALAKEINAARGRLPRRVNEALLRLRPSVVADCSPCLVHNDFAPGNILVRDGRIAAVIDWDNAVVEAPHLDFVKMKYWTAKNAAGALVPEPTLFAAFVDGYGEAGRRIVASPTFLFYEVLWLLRVYNFECAKEEQGLPRAPGYPAAATYAELIAAVTEGTPGFPLSLDGRGQGRG